In Schizosaccharomyces osmophilus chromosome 1, complete sequence, the genomic window ACTGAATAAACCACCCCAAACACCGAAGTTACCACCCAATACAGGTGCTCTAGTTTTAGCAGCTGTGATAGCAGAAATGCGCTTTTCTCCctaaaaaacgaaaatgaaTTAGCTTTTTGAACacaaaaattatttcatAAGCATGAAGCGTTCTCGCCAACATGCAACCAACgcgtaaaaaaaatacgCTGGGAATTCATACCGCTGGACTATTTCTCCATCCTTTAATAGAGTGCCAAATAGCACCACCAATAGTACCCATGGAAAAGGCAGCACCAAAGTCGTTTAAAACAACATAAGGGCAGGGATCTCTAGTATGATCAGCGCTCGCcattttgcaatttttgTCTTCAGTTCCAAGGAATTATTTCTAAGGGAAACAGGTCTACGacaccaaaaaaatacgACGCCTACTAAACAGAATGCGGAAACGGATTGGTCTCTgaccttttttgttgtcTGCTAAGGGCAGGTGTTAAATCGGAACGGTTTGTCCTTTCTAGATAATGAGGTACAACGCCGACGTTGACTGGATATATCGAATGCATTGCAACACACTATgttgtaaacaaaagaaaaagatgaataGGTGGAAAGTAAGAAAATGGATAGTTttctaaagaagaattcaGATTCCAATTATGGAGCGGAATGCTGGAAGGAGTGAAGTCTAATAAACcaggatttgaaaagtGAAACATATTGATTTTTAGTGTACAGTACTTGATCTTCTTTTATAGACTAGATTGACAAAAAGAGTCGAAACCCAAAAATGCTGTGAACGAATGCATTGACCAAACagaaaatatagaaaacaGGAAGAAATTGGAAGACAAAAAGCACAGAAAGGAGACAGTCAACTTTGGAGGTTTAGGAATTTAAGGGTTAACAAAATCCAGAGAAGTGGGAAGAGATGCATCcaaatttctctttttgagaaattcGGAATTGTAAAGTTTGGAAAAATGGCGATTTCCAGGATCACAGAGAAGAGTGACAATACGATGACCGGGACCAAGTTGTTTGGCAAGACGTACTGCAGCGACGCAGTTTATAGCAGAAGAACTACCAACAAAAAGCCCGTCATTAACAATCAAGTATCGCGACATAGCAACCGCTTGTCCGTCTGAGACCCGATACGCATAATCGATGTGAGGTTTGGCAATAGAAAAGTTGCGGGTCATGCGATTAATACCGACGCCTTCAACAATGGTGTCAATTTGGTGACGACGGCGAGTTCCCTCCCGTTCTGCCAAGTCAAACATAACGCCGTGAAGGACTTTGTGATAAAGACCGCTTCCCGGGGGATCAGCCAGACAGATTTTTATGGAAGGCGATTCGGATTTTAGGTACTTTGCGATACCACCCATAGTTCCTCCTGTGCCAGAGCCAGCCACAAATGCATCCAATTTTCCTCCACATTGACGCCAGATTTCTGGGCCGGTGGTTTTATAGTGTGCTTGCCAGTTTGCAGGGTTTTCAAACTGGTTGGAAAAGTAGCCTTTTCCGGGAATAGAATTGTCCTTTGTGTGTTGAAGAGCATGGTCGTGTGCAGCGTTCACGAAATGATTACGGTCGACGATAGGAGCTGGGGGAACACGCTGAACATGGGCACCCAGCAACTCCAAGACGTCacttttttccttggatTGATCGCTTGGCATAAAGATGTGGCATTTGTATCCAAGAGAACAACAAAGCATAGCGAGAGAGATCCCCGTGGATCCAGCGGTTCCTTCATAGACAACGTCGTTTTCGTGGGGAGTGAGTTCACCCTTGTCCTGGGCACTTAACATCATTTCAAGGGCGACACGATCCTTGGGAGAGTTTCCTGGGTTGAGGAATTCGGCCTTGGCTAAGATTTCGCAACCGGTTGCTTCGGACAGGGACTTGATTTTCACGAGTTTGGTATTTCCAATAAGTCCTTCCACGCCCTCAACAATATCCTCCTTTAAATTCGTTTCTTGTGACCTGAATGAAGTTTTGGATGCTAtccatttttga contains:
- the cys12 gene encoding cysteine synthase-like protein Cys12, whose product is MARRHQDIVGGVLAGAVICYLFQKWIASKTSFRSQETNLKEDIVEGVEGLIGNTKLVKIKSLSEATGCEILAKAEFLNPGNSPKDRVALEMMLSAQDKGELTPHENDVVYEGTAGSTGISLAMLCCSLGYKCHIFMPSDQSKEKSDVLELLGAHVQRVPPAPIVDRNHFVNAAHDHALQHTKDNSIPGKGYFSNQFENPANWQAHYKTTGPEIWRQCGGKLDAFVAGSGTGGTMGGIAKYLKSESPSIKICLADPPGSGLYHKVLHGVMFDLAEREGTRRRHQIDTIVEGVGINRMTRNFSIAKPHIDYAYRVSDGQAVAMSRYLIVNDGLFVGSSSAINCVAAVRLAKQLGPGHRIVTLLCDPGNRHFSKLYNSEFLKKRNLDASLPTSLDFVNP